The Oncorhynchus nerka isolate Pitt River linkage group LG5, Oner_Uvic_2.0, whole genome shotgun sequence nucleotide sequence caaatttttgtgatcggtccaaactataaaggtaccccgaaccctctaaccaatggcgccactcctccagtgctaacttcactgccaacaactctctgttgccaatgtcgtagttgcgttccgcaggtgataaccgatgggaaaggaacgcgcaagggtgcatcttgtcgtcagaagaggaacgttgggaaagtaccgcacctacccccacctctgaagcgtccacctccaccacgaactgacgcgagggatcgggagctatgaggatgggagccgaaacaagccggctcttgagtttgacgaatgcagcctcggctgtatcggaccacctgaacgtcactctgggggaggttaaggcggtaagaggagcgactatctggctaaagttgcgaacgaaacgccggtagaaattggcgaatcccagaaacctctgtagggccttacgggaatctgggcttggccaatccaccacagccttaaccttgtcaggatccatgcgaataccttcagtcgagacgatgtaacctaggaatggaacggattgtgcatgaaaaatgcatttctccgccttgacaaaaagtccattctccaacaacctctgaagcactcgtctgacgtgctgaacgtgttcctggagagaagaagaaaaaatcagtatgtcatccaggtaaacatatatgaactgatcaatcatatctctcagcacgtcatttacgagtgcctggaaaaccgctggggagttggatagcccaaaaggcatgaccaaatattcgaagtgccctctgggggtgttaaacgcgtcttccattcgtccccccttatgcgaaccaaatgatatgcattacgtaaatccaacttagtgaacacggatgctccctgtaacctttcaaaggctgaggacatcaacggtaagggataggtattttcactgtgatgttattcaacccacggtaatcaatgcaaggacgcagagatccgtccttcttctccacaaagaagaaccccgccccgctggagaagaggaaggacgaatgaatccagatgccagagaaccagagatgtatctctccatagcctccctctcaggaacagagagtgaatataacttgcctttaggcggagactcacctggcaataattctattgcacagtcatagggacgatgcggaggaagagaagcagcacgggacttactgaacacctccttcaggtcgaggtattcaacgggcacgttagacaaatccaccgcctcctctagaaacacagaatcagacacagacgaacaagcagacactaaacaggactcaagacatttgttactccacatggatatagaattatgaccccagtcaactctggggttgtgttgggtgagccaagggtggccgagaactaatggtgcaaggggtgagtccatgagtagaaatgatagtgtctcagtgtgattgccagaagtgatgagtgtgataggttcagtggtgtgagaaatgttgggtagttcttgaccattgagagcgttgacggatatcttgtgcgtgagtgaggtgataggaatctggagtttgtgagcgagcttgaagtccatgaaattaccctctgctcctgagtccagtaaggcttgggtgtcgtgcgtgtggttggcccatcttagtcttaccgggaggagagtagatgatgaggtcttctctgtggtgacaccacccgatagtagcctcattcttactaccgggcctaatcttttaccgggcaggagtggataaagtggcccgctctaccacagtagagacagagtccttgggatctccgcctctccctctcttcccgggagaggcgagctctcccagctgcatgggttcgtgagcggaggttgaactggccgtgttcccgccgctggcatgccagccctccgtgtcgttatacggtctgttagggcatgctcggcggccaacacgactcagacgagcgtcgaccctcaaggctagttccactagtccatttaaactcctgggaaggtccagaacataaatctccttctggatccggtcctccagcccatgcaggaacatgtcccactgcgcctcctcgttccactgacactctgcggccagagtgcggaattggatggagtattccgatactgaacggtctccttggcgaaggtcagcgagtagtctggccgcctccctacccgccacggcccgatcgaagacccttctcatctcctcggagagtgtctggaaagaggtgcagcatgggtcctggttcgcccacaccgccgttccccaaagagccgctttgcctgatagcagtgtgagtacgaatgctaccttagactgttcacggttgaaggtccgtggctgcaacgagaaatgcatggaacatctcgtaagaaaagctctgcaatagtcaggatcacctgaataaccctctggtgtcggtagccgtggctctagctgggaatccggctctggcggggcgggttgaactgccggtgtaggtggcgcagcgagacccctcagatgttgtaattgttgggtcagctgggatacctgcgtcgcaatggcttgtacttcccgacctgtgctggagatgttctcctcttgttgatccattctcgtgatactacgggaaatgaattcggtcagactcgttgaactcgctgcatccatggtctggtcagatcgttctgtaacaatacagaggcggatgcaagatgcaagcaacgatggtttaatgaatacaggttacagcagcaacaggacagacagactgtactcagacggaatccgacccagggactagggcgcatcctcctatgtgagcgtgctgagaaacccaggggagagtgtccggatgggtaggaaggagcacagcagataatccacacaagggcggcgagagatgagtacggacacacgacacaacctcagggaagtaacaacgatctgacaacaagaaacactggttacagaacatataaagggaagataagtgattccagctggcgcagacaatcaggccgagattgggaaccacgcccacacaaacacgggagagagagagagagagagagagaaaaggaaaaggaggcagtggattcatgaaccgtgacaatatcaacattatattattatctattatattctaataataatataataacaataTATGCAATTTAGCAGTTTTATCCAAATCGTCTTGCAGTGGATACATTTGATAtatgggtggtcctgggaatcaACCCACTGTCCTGGTGTtgcaaacaccatgctctaccaactgagctacagaggaccacaaaATGTATAGTAAACATGAGTAGGACATTGCCTCCTAGTCGAGAGCCTTGTGATACAGGGAGCCATGCAATACAGTTCACCTGGTGATCCTGTTAGATCCGGGAACGCCGGTGTATCTTGGGTGAATCCTAAATGACACCAGATATCCCTTTCTAGGGCCACGGGGGTTATGCGAGGCTGTGTCTAGTCTTGTCCACCAGCCGGCTCCACAGCAATTAGCCTCATAGACAAGGTTTTGCTGGTAAaagtaatatagtgtataaggaatagggtgctatttcatGTGAAGCCTTTGTTCCCAAATCTGAACTATCCTTTTTCAGCGGTAATCCAATGGCATCCCCCTTTTTTATTAGCTTTAAGTGTCTCTGTAGAGCTGATGTAACAAATGGGAGCACAAATTCTAGCTAAACAGAATTGAATTGGATTAGATTCCCTGCCGGCCACAGGTTAGAGCGAATGGTAATGCTTCCAATTCACTTATTCAacctttctcttcctcttgcaACTCCTACTTTGCTCATTGCTGTAGGTCTAGAAGATAATGCATTCTCAGTCTACTTTCCTggttaaaaaaaagaagagagTTTGATAGAACATACAGATAAACTAGAGTATGTTGAATTTCATTAAAAAGCCCGTGTTGAGTTTACGTAACACTTAGGACACTAGAAACTGATGGAACCAGTGATACGGTGACAAATGGCAACCACTGACCTGCCTGAACACTCAATAATTCACACTACTGATACAGACTAAGTCAACTTTCACTTGCTGGAAAAAACAAGTTCAAAGTGTCCCAATTGAATCTCAGCCTATCATGTGTATACTCATCCCTTTCAGAATTTGGGATGACGTTTTTCCCGTTGAGCATCGTCGAGCCTTCTGAAGTCTTAATTGGCAAATCCACTTAATTCACCCTGGCTGACTCTGCTTATGCAATTATCCTCTCAGGGTTTGTTGTTTACGACTGATGATCACATGAGTCTGGTTCTCTTGTTGTTTCCCTTATTCATGTGTTCATCCTTCCTCACGAGTTCCATCTAGCCTCATAACATAAATggtcttatttcatagtttcacTCTGGCAGCAAATCTCTTCGGGCTTTGTGCACTGATGATCTTCCATCAAGAGTTCTCAGAATCAAATAGCATAAGAGGTTGTACTTGGAATACGCTACGTGACACACAGATGATTCCAGGGGATCAAACATGAGTAACTGGGTCTTTAATCATGTGATGTAACATACCCTAGAAAGGTACTgttaattcacacacacacacacacacacacacacacacacacacacacacacacacacacacacacacacacacacacagctcagttggatttttattttatttttttattttttttatttcacctttatttaaccaggtaggctagttgagaacaagttctcatttgcaactgcgacctggccaagataaagcatagcagtgtgaacagacaacacagagttacacatggagtaaacagttaacaagtcaataacacagtagaaaaaaatgggcagtctatatacaatgtgtgcataGTTTCACTCTGGCAGATAAGTAGTTCAGCACCTTAATGTGATGTACAAGCATGCTCAACAGCCTAAAATCACATTCATTACCTATAACCAATTCCAAGTAAGGGAATTCTCAAGATATTTTCAGAATTAGGCCTACAAAATGTAATTGTGCCCAATCCAGATCCCAAATGAGCATTTCACAGAATCATAAGTTTGATAAGGTGAGAAGTAGAAGAAGTGGAAGAGTGGTTTATGTTCCCCAGGTCTATGTTACTTTGACCTGTAAAGAGAAGTGATGTAAAGCCTGTAGCGCCTGGAACCTGTCAAATCTCAATGCTGATCACTGCTgattgtgtgtgcatttgtgtttgTGATTACTACAGGAAGAACATGTCAGATCTGGGGAGGGTGGAGAATCCCAAGTCAAAATAACCCTGAAAAGCAATGCTGATACGATTAGGTCAAGGCCTAAAAATGTGTCACTCTCTCATGCTAGTACTACAGAAGCTATCTCAttccatttttgttgttgttcctctCACAAAAGTCTTGCTTCCTTAGAAATGTCCCAATAATCGAATAATGCTGGAGCCGAATGACGGGACAAACAAACATGGGGAGACATAAATACAAATTGTATCCATTCCTTCCTTAACTCTTCCACATCACCTGATCCACCTGGTCGTATCTTTACACAGAGGTCACTCCTCACTCACAAGAGAATCGGTCTCCGTGGCATTCTCTGACTGGAAGACATTCTGATGAAACTTGTGGGACTACAGGGCTGACATTAAGTGTCTAATTGGGTTGACTTAAATCATTGTGGGTGATGTGTTGGAGATCATATGTCCTTTGGGGATTAAAGGTCGCTGAACCATAACCCTTTAACCAGCTGGAGGGCAAAGACAAGTTGTAGAGTAAAGGTGAAAGCATGTCGGCAAACCTGAGGGTCTGTTTTGATTCTAATTGACCTCCTATATATGAACTTTCTGtccttgaaaaaaaaaaatgttctccTTGAATGCTTGGATTCACCCCACGACTCAACCTAGAATTTGAAACAAGAAGAAAATGTTCAACTTCATATGCGTTTCAACAATgtgtttcttctctctccccatgcaGGCAGGTGCTTACTAATCTGTTATGACTTAACCCATAGCTTTGTTAGGCAACTAGGTAACGATCACATTGATAAGTTAAAGCGTTTATCCAATAAATGATTGCACACAGGAGGTGTTGCAGAGACAGAAACCTTCATCAATTCCCATCGATTTATTTTTGTCAGGTGTGACATCTGTGAATTTGATCAGGATACATTAGTGGATCACACTCACTTAATCAAGACAGATGCAGACCATTCTATTCTCATTCGAAGTTCCAATTGGGAGAATTggcttacagtgcattcggaaagtattcagacccctagactttttccacattttgttacgttacagccttcttctaaaatggattacattgtcccccccccccatcaatctccacacaataaaaaaatggaaatatcacattatcacatatactcagtactttgttgaatcacctttggcagcgattagagcCTTGCGTCTTCTTGAGTAtaatgcagatcctctcaaactgtcagtttggatggggactgtcactgcacagctattttcaggtctctctagagatgctCGATCTGGTTCaacccgggctctggctgggccacacaaggacattcagagacttgtcccgaagctacttctgcgttgtcttggctgtgtgctcagggtcattttcctgttggaaggtgaaccttcacccccagtctgaggtcctgagcgctctggagcaggttttcatcaaggatctctctgtactttgctctgttccatctttccttcgatcatgactagtctcccagtccctgccactgaaaaacacccccacagcatgatgctgccatcaccatgcatcactgtagggatggtgccaggtattctcaagacatgacacttggcattcatgccaaatagttcaattttggtttcataagaccagagaatcttgtttctcatggtctgagtcctttaggtgccttttgacaaactccaagtggcctgtcgtgtgccttttactgaggagtggcttccgtctggccactccaccataaaggcctgattggtggagtgctgcagagatggttgtccttctggaagtttctcccatctccacagagtaattctggacctctgtcagagtgaccatcgggttcttagtcacctccctgaccaaggcccttctccctcgattactcagtttggccgggcggccagctctaggaagagtcttggttattccaaacttcttccatttaagaatgatggaggccactgtgttcttcagGACTTGAAATGCtgtattttttggtacccttctccagatctgtgccttgacacaatcctgtctcgggggctctatatggacaattcctttgatatcacggcttggtatttgctctgacaggtgtttgccttttcaaatcatgtccaatcaatttaattgaccacaggtggactccaatcaagttgtagaaacatctcaaggatgataaatggaaacaggaagagctgagctcaatttcgagtctcataggaaagggtctgaatacttatgtaaataaggtatttctgatttttatttgtaatacatttgcaaaacctgttttcactttgtcattatggggtattatgtgtagattgatgaagaaaacaTTTAATTTTAAAATAAgacgtaacgtaacaaaatgtggggggaaaaagtcaaggggtctgaatacgtcccgaatgcactgtaagagCATAACCAAAGATAACCATAGAGAACTCTATGGTACCCCTGGTGGTCATGTTTAGTCTTACTTTAAATGATGCGATGATCTGCGACTGCGCACATATGGCACGTCACACTTTCGCGAAACAGGAATGTCTCCAACTAGTTAGCTGGGTACGAATAAAATAATTTACGCTCATAATGTCGGTCTTTCACGACGAAGTTGAGATCGAGGACTTTGAATATGACGAGGATGAAGAGACATACTATTTTCCCTGCCCATGTGGCGACAGATTTGCCATAACCAAAGTGAGTACAGTGAGAAGGTCCCCTGCGTTGTCACGTTGTGCCAACTCGCGTGTGATGGTTGTTGTATTTAATCTCTCTACTTGCAGGAGGATTTGGAAAATGGTGAAGAGGTGGCGACGTGTCCGAGCTGCTCGCTCATTGTTAAAGTAATCTACGACAAGGTTTGTTCTCcgttttgatgttggtgtttcGATAGTCTCGGCCTCTCACGTTCTGATCAAACGGGAATTAGGAGGCCTCGCGAGACTAGTGTATTGGTGGCCTCTCCCTACTAGCTACTTGCCATTGAATAGATTTGTTATCTTTCTCTGATATTATAACTATTTCGTTCATGATGACTAATCTATTTCCCTATTCACCTCAATTCACCAGGAGGAATTTATGTCTGGGGAGATAATCGAAGCACCAACTACAGAGAGCAGATTGCAACTGACTCCGTCCTCCTGACAGCGATGACACATCCCCTTCATTTTCTCATTCCCATCAGTAAAAGTGGACCCTGCTGCATTTGTATGTGCTTCCACACAACACAAAGAAACATTATGAACGATATGCTTCACTGGTGAGGTCTGGGATGGAGGATTCTCACGATTCATTCACATGTTCCTGGCATTGGTTTTGCAGAGTCACGTAAAGGACCCTAACCACTACTATTTGCACAACGTATTTAAATAAATCCTTTATTCTTTTAAGTCTTTCACTCCCTTTTTTATAAACATGTTTATGCATTTTTGTGGATGCCTCAAGATTAAACCAGGATGAAGTGAATACCGTTTTTTCTTCTTCCCCTTGTTAACTGCTTGTAGTTTTTATGTTTGAACAGCAGGGGAGGCAGATGTTCAAGGAAAAATACAGGCCTACTTACTGTACACTGTACAGGGaataaatagggtgccattgggaaaATGGGTGTATAGACTTCTCTCTATTCTAACCTACAGATACTATCCTTGGGATTTCTGAGATTGTTTCAATTTAAAAGGAATGAGCTGGTGTAAGAAATATGGTGGAAACTCTTTAGTCTATGCTTAGGCCAATCCTACGTGGCCTTACATACCCTTTACTTGTACATATTTCAACAGTTTAGTGCTCTGCCATTTGACATGCCATGATTTATAACAAAAGGATTTGGCTCTGGTGGGTATGTGTGAGGCAGTGACCCTCTTGACACTTACATTTGAATCTATGAGTCATACGAGAAACATGAATTATTCATATTGGCTGGTTATTACGATGTGTATGTTATGGATGAACAAATGGCTGAATTACAATTCCCTAGTTACATACACTTCTCTCCCCCTCatggattaaaaaaaaaacaacattggATTGGTGTAAACTGGATCTTCTCTTACACCAGTCCATTCCTTTAAATCTGGGAAGAGTACAGAATCGTCCCTCAGCCAATACAATAAAATGACTCAATTCAAAAGACCCATGTAACCATATTACAATATTGACTGATACTGTGACAGCGTAGCTACTGTTTCACACCACCAGCTCTTTCACAGCAGGGCCTGACCTGTCAGAGAGAGGtgctgtgcatcccaaatggccccctattccctatatagtgcactacctttgaccagagccctgtgggccctctggtcaaaagtagtgcactatgtagggaatagagtgccatttgggacacagagggagagaacatGATGGTGTCCTTCACATGATATTGAAGGTCCTGCCTATCTATTTATCCAATATCCAGTCAGCTCTGTGGCTGATGCTGTGGCGAGGGAGGAAGCTGAGCACAAGTCAACACGTCTAACTGCATCTCTCATCAGGGGGGCCACAGCAATGGCAGGCTGGCATTGACAAACACACCAGCACTCAGTCAGAGGAGCCTCACAGAGCAGGTCACTGCTGAGGGAGAgcgggagttagagcactgagcAGTAGCGTCCATGATGTTTGTGTGGATGGCATTATGTATCGTTACTccctcacatctggaggaaaataGTCATTATTCATGTGACGATAATCCTTTGTGTGAAGTGTGATTATCAGTCACAAACAGTCATGAATTGCTCTGCTGAGAGGGATAGGCATACAAGACAATGCAAATGTGATGTAATGTGTGTACAATAATTGTGTTGTGCTCTGTGCTCCCTACCCTTTCCTTTTGGCAGGCGTGACGTCACATTTCAAGGCAGTTGGTTGagctggaggtagaggaggagacgagCAACCCAGCGAGTTGAAGGGCCTGCGAAAAAAAGAGACGTCGTTAAAAGATAACCAAGCACATTGGTTTTTAAAAGTCAACTTTTAGACCCCGAAAGTGAATATCGAAGACTACTTTTGCAAATTCCTGACCTGATAATCCGATTCAACTGGAGAAACCACCAAGGTAAGAACACAACGAAACGCTGACGAACTGAGCGCAAAGTTATGGTTGCTTTGCTTGACGGGAGGTGCAGTTGGTGATGACTGGCATTTGTTGGTTTTGGTTAATGACAACATTACGAGCAGATTCAGATTTTTATTTTGAAGACGAGAAAATACAACAGTTAGAATAAGGCTCGTGGATTCGGCGCCGAGAAAGTAGAATAGTATTGTTGTGTTTGTCCATGCGGTTTTCTATCTTCTCCGTGGCTTTGTCCACGACAGTACAATACAATAGCCCATTGCCGCTTGGTAGGCTACGACGGAGATGAGTGTTTGCGCTTTTGCTAATATTTTTTGCAACATTGTATTAGTTATGTTTCAAACTTTAACATTATATCTCTTGAATAATCACTCTGCTTCGATTTTCATTCGTGGTACATTTGTTTACATACTGTAGTTAGACGGTCTTGGTGAGCAACATGTAGGCCTATTTGCAATGAGCATTAATGTTATTTTTCTTCTCTGTAAAACGTGCTCATACATGCCCAGTGTAATTGTTGAACTACACACACAATCTATATAAAATATAATGCATTCTGCCTATGCGTttctgttgttttattgtgaggTGATAGTTTTTTGATGGCCATGATAAGGTGTGGTGTACCTGTTTTTGCTCAACTGTAACAACCTGAAACTGTGGCGATGAAGAAGATACAACCATTATTCTCTCTGTCAGAGGGTGTTGGCTTGCAAGCCCAAGAGGTCTAGGCAAGATGGGACTTAAACCGTTTCGTGTAATGAACACCTTCAGTTCttaggtctacaatttctttggCCACACCTAAACcactggaggctcctcagaggaggaagtggaggactATCCTccttcagtgaatttcataaaaatagtaAAACATTAAAGTTAACCTtcttagataaaactatactaaatatattcacgtcaccaaataattgattaacagcactctgtaggatagcaccatggtgtagccggaggacagctagcttctgtcctcctctgagtACATTGACTTCAGTACAAAACATAGgcggctcatggttctcacccgcTTCCATACACTTACACAGCAATTATGACAACTtacggaggacgtcctccaacctatcatgttgtccacccaatcaaaggatcagagaatgaaagcataagctacagttatctagcactgcagtgcaatacatgtggtgagtagttgattcaaagagcgagaaagacaatagttgaacagttttgaacaaattaatttgttaaaaaaTGAAGGAAAGCTAGAGAAaggtattttgtattttttttctcactttcacttacttagctaaaGAATTCAGCTAGCTAATTTAACCTACTTAATCATCCAGCGCAAACAGGGatactatgttagctagctggctatgactatccaacagatAGTCAAAAAGGTAAACCTTTGGTTTGACTAATTTATTGCTAAACTATTTACtgaactgcttactgactgtactctGTAACGTTACTTCATGATTGTAGCTGTTTTGCTAAcgtgttagttctattagctatgttgactgtgacgttactttagctaatatggtgacaacgatgtaggctgtgtgtagaggttatgatatggtttggcttgtaaaggttttttcgcctggtct carries:
- the LOC115129714 gene encoding diphthamide biosynthesis protein 3-like codes for the protein MSVFHDEVEIEDFEYDEDEETYYFPCPCGDRFAITKEDLENGEEVATCPSCSLIVKVIYDKEEFMSGEIIEAPTTESRLQLTPSS